One Amblyomma americanum isolate KBUSLIRL-KWMA chromosome 8, ASM5285725v1, whole genome shotgun sequence DNA window includes the following coding sequences:
- the LOC144101255 gene encoding uncharacterized protein LOC144101255 isoform X1, with product MSYGRAPPTIDGMTSLKVDNLTYRTTPEDLKRVFERYGDVGDVYIPRHPYTRESRGFAFVRFYDKRDCEDAMDALDGYIMDGRELRVQMARYGRPSDPYRQSSSRYGGSSRRSRSRSRSRSRRRSRSRRRSRSRSRRRSRSRSRSRRHRSRSRSRRSRSRSRDRRRSHSKSRRSRSRSRRKSRSRSRRKSRSKSKDRSRSRSRRRESKRSRSKSRGHSRSKSRGRSRSRHHSRSKSKERSRSRHRSPSKERSSSKHRSRSKSKEPSKSKHHSRSKSKERSRSKSVERSRSKRRSGSESKERSRSKHRSRSKSEERRSRSKSHRSRSRSRKESEQRDMSHSPSVNGDSRMRSISRSPRDRQDREGSRSRSPRGSASPVPADREKSGSRDRSRSKSQDSN from the exons ATGAGCTACGGCCGGGCTCCGCCGACAATCGACGGGATGACCTCCCTGAAGGTCGACAACCTGACGTACCGCACCACGCCGGAGGACTTGAAACGTGTGTTCGAACGGTACGGCGATGTCGGGGACGTCTACATACCGCGTCACCCCTACACGAGGGAGAGCCGCGGCTTCGCCTTCGTGCGTTTCTATGACAAGCGCGACTGCGAGGACGCCATGGACGCCCTGGACGGCTACATCATGGACGGCCGGGAGCTGCGCGTCCAAATGGCGCGCTACGGTAGGCCTAGCGACCCGTACCGCCAGTCGTCCTCCCGATACGGCGGCTCGAGTCGCCGTAGCCGCTCACGGTCACGGAGCCGCAGCCGACGCAGATCCAG GAGCCGTAGGAGGTCAAGGTCTAGGTCACGCCGCCGCTCTAGGAGCCGCTCTCGGTCCCGCCGGCATCGGTCTAGGTCTCGATCCCGAAG GTCTCGAAGCCGATCCAGGGACCGCCGCCGTTCCCATAGCAAGTCTCGGAGAAGCCGTAGCAGAAGCAGGCGCAAGAGTCGGAGTCGGAGCCGCCGCAAGAgtcgaagcaaatccaaggatcGAAGCAGAAGCCGCTCGCGGCGCCGTGAGTCTAAGCGAAGTCGGTCTAAGTCGAGAGGGCATAGCCGCTCAAAATCGCGGGGTCGGAGTCGATCAAGGCATCACAGCCGATCCAAATCAAAGGAACGGAGCCGAAGCCGGCACCGAAGTCCATCTAAGGAACGCAGCAGTAGCAAGCACCGCAGCCGTTCCAAGTCAAAAGAGCCTAGCAAAAGCAAGCATCACAGCCGTTCTAAGTCCAAGGAGCGCAGCCGATCCAAGTCCGTGGAGCGCAGCCGGAGCAAGCGGCGCAGTGGGTCGGAGTCAAAGGAGCGCAGCCGCAGCAAACACCGCAGCCGGTCAAAGTCTGAGGAGAGGAGGAGCCGGAGCAAGTCTCACCGGAGTCGCAGCCGAAGCCGAAAGGAAAGTGAGCAGCGAGATATGAGCCACAGCCCCTCGGTGAACGGGGACTCCCGCATGCGGAGCATATCTCGCAGTCCTCGAGACAGGCAGGACCGAGAGGGTTCACGGTCACGAAGTCCAAGGGGGAGCGCCAGCCCTGTTCCAGCAGACCGGGAGAAGTCTGGAAGCCGGGACCGTTCACGGTCAAAATCGCAGGACTCCAACTGA
- the Dhfr gene encoding dihydrofolate reductase: MCPNAKRMVACFAIAAMCRNRGIGFKNALPWRLKKEMAYFTRVTSQAAEGKQNAVVMGRNTWESIPPKYRPLSDRINVVVSKTLTEVPEGHHMATSFTAALQLLQTLIDTGKVDKVFLVGGAQLYREALESGHCTRIYLTEIDADFECDVFFPEFDTSVFCPIEEEGVPQEPQQEGGITYRFRVYECVQN, translated from the exons ATGTGCCCCAACGCCAAGAGAATGGTGGCGTGTTTCGCCATCGCAGCGATGTGTCGCAACCGGGGGATCGGCTTCAAGAACGCACTGCCCTGGCGCCTCAAAAAGGAGATGGCCTACTTCACCCGAGTCACCAGTCAAGCGGCCGAAGGAAAGCAGAACGCCGTCGTCATGGGCCGGAATACTTGGGAGTCGATACCGCCCAAGTACCGACCGCTCAGCGACAG AATAAATGTCGTGGTGAGCAAGACATTGACAGAGGTTCCTGAAGGACACCACATGGCTACCAGCTTTACAGCAGCCTTGCAACTTCTGCAGACACTGATTGACACTGGGAAG GTTGACAAGGTCTTTCTAGTCGGAGGAGCCCAGCTGTACCGCGAGGCTCTTGAAAGTGGCCACTGCACGCGCATCTACCTCACAGAGATTGACGCGGACTTCGAGTGTGATGTATTCTTCCCAGAGTTCGACACTAGTGTATTTTGCCCTATCGAAGAGGAAGGTGTCCCCCAGGAACCGCAGCAGGAAGGCGGTATTACATACCGCTTCCGGGTTTACGAATGTGTGCAGAACTGA
- the LOC144101255 gene encoding uncharacterized protein LOC144101255 isoform X2, whose amino-acid sequence MSYGRAPPTIDGMTSLKVDNLTYRTTPEDLKRVFERYGDVGDVYIPRHPYTRESRGFAFVRFYDKRDCEDAMDALDGYIMDGRELRVQMARYGRPSDPYRQSSSRYGGSSRRSRSRSRSRSRRRSRSRSRSRDRRRSHSKSRRSRSRSRRKSRSRSRRKSRSKSKDRSRSRSRRRESKRSRSKSRGHSRSKSRGRSRSRHHSRSKSKERSRSRHRSPSKERSSSKHRSRSKSKEPSKSKHHSRSKSKERSRSKSVERSRSKRRSGSESKERSRSKHRSRSKSEERRSRSKSHRSRSRSRKESEQRDMSHSPSVNGDSRMRSISRSPRDRQDREGSRSRSPRGSASPVPADREKSGSRDRSRSKSQDSN is encoded by the exons ATGAGCTACGGCCGGGCTCCGCCGACAATCGACGGGATGACCTCCCTGAAGGTCGACAACCTGACGTACCGCACCACGCCGGAGGACTTGAAACGTGTGTTCGAACGGTACGGCGATGTCGGGGACGTCTACATACCGCGTCACCCCTACACGAGGGAGAGCCGCGGCTTCGCCTTCGTGCGTTTCTATGACAAGCGCGACTGCGAGGACGCCATGGACGCCCTGGACGGCTACATCATGGACGGCCGGGAGCTGCGCGTCCAAATGGCGCGCTACGGTAGGCCTAGCGACCCGTACCGCCAGTCGTCCTCCCGATACGGCGGCTCGAGTCGCCGTAGCCGCTCACGGTCACGGAGCCGCAGCCGACGCAGATCCAG GTCTCGAAGCCGATCCAGGGACCGCCGCCGTTCCCATAGCAAGTCTCGGAGAAGCCGTAGCAGAAGCAGGCGCAAGAGTCGGAGTCGGAGCCGCCGCAAGAgtcgaagcaaatccaaggatcGAAGCAGAAGCCGCTCGCGGCGCCGTGAGTCTAAGCGAAGTCGGTCTAAGTCGAGAGGGCATAGCCGCTCAAAATCGCGGGGTCGGAGTCGATCAAGGCATCACAGCCGATCCAAATCAAAGGAACGGAGCCGAAGCCGGCACCGAAGTCCATCTAAGGAACGCAGCAGTAGCAAGCACCGCAGCCGTTCCAAGTCAAAAGAGCCTAGCAAAAGCAAGCATCACAGCCGTTCTAAGTCCAAGGAGCGCAGCCGATCCAAGTCCGTGGAGCGCAGCCGGAGCAAGCGGCGCAGTGGGTCGGAGTCAAAGGAGCGCAGCCGCAGCAAACACCGCAGCCGGTCAAAGTCTGAGGAGAGGAGGAGCCGGAGCAAGTCTCACCGGAGTCGCAGCCGAAGCCGAAAGGAAAGTGAGCAGCGAGATATGAGCCACAGCCCCTCGGTGAACGGGGACTCCCGCATGCGGAGCATATCTCGCAGTCCTCGAGACAGGCAGGACCGAGAGGGTTCACGGTCACGAAGTCCAAGGGGGAGCGCCAGCCCTGTTCCAGCAGACCGGGAGAAGTCTGGAAGCCGGGACCGTTCACGGTCAAAATCGCAGGACTCCAACTGA